The Athene noctua chromosome 8, bAthNoc1.hap1.1, whole genome shotgun sequence region CTGGCTTCCCAGCACTCCCTCCGTCACATAAGTGGTTTTGCGTTTTTTTTCTGGACATGTAGAGTGAAACCTAATGACTTGTCAAGAGTGGGCCTTGAGCCCCTTCTGCTATGCAACTGCTGCTCTGGAGACACAGCATGTGCCCTCTCCAGGCCCCTGGTTCGGTTTGGCAGTGGAAGGCTTTTCCCCCTCCATGTCCCCTGTgcgtagtgtgtgtgtgtgcgcgcgtgtgtgatTTCCTGGGGCCCCCTGTGCACTAACCATTGGATCCCACCTTCTCCTCGCAGCCCCTCCAAAGAGCCTGGCCCATGTGCCTTCTGCACTTTCCCTGGGGGACTCAGACCCCACTCCTGTCCCAGTGACACTGGGTCCTGGTGTGCCACTGCTCACAGCAAGGAGTGGGACAATCCCCACTTGCCAGTCCCCACGACTATTGTTTCTTAACTGGGTTCTTTCCTACTTGCACATCTGGTTACTGTGGGACCACAGCTGGGGGAGGGTGTGGGGCAGCCCCCTGTCActcagcagcccccaggcaaGTCCCTGTGCCTGCCTCTCTCCTGTGGAAAGCCTGGGCCCCAAAAGTGCTTTATGTTTTTATAGTTACTTTGTATTGATATGTAAAATAGCGAATTCTGGTCCTTGCCCTGTGGAGTGTGGCTGGAGTCTTATGTATATAATAAAGTACTTTTGCCATAACGGTGGTGGCTTTGGTGTAGTCTTGCATCCCTCTGGGACCTGAGTGCTCCCCTTCTGCTGTAGCCGGAAGGGGACCTGGTGTGGGGATCCCACCCAGTCCTgcttcctccccccgccccaccccaGGTAAATACCGAGCTGCACAAACAAGAGAACAAGCAGACCAGTGCATCCTGTATTTAATGGAGTGATGCCgcttccctgccctgctgcagtacACAGGGATGCTCCACAAGAAGGTCCTCTGGAGGTGCATGGGCTGGGGGACAACCATCTTTGAGGCTGCAGCCAGCTCATCATGGGCTgctccaaagcagcagcaggtctGATGGCTCGGGGAGGAAGGGTCTCCACACGCTCTTGCTGCGACTCTCAAGGCACATCAGTATTTAGCTCAAAAGCTCTTGGGCTCTGACAAACCTTCCCTGTCTCCACTCTGGAGCAGAACTAACATTTTAGTGTTGACAGCAGTTCAGGTGTCAAAGGATCCAGTTTTCTCCACAAATTAAGTCTGTTATTCCAGCACAGAGGTATCACTGGCTTCCCCTGCAGATCCAGAGGTGTGCCAGCTTCCACCAGGCCGTTAGGTCAAATGGGGGATGCGGTGAAGGACAGGACAAGAAGGCACTGGTGGCCAAGCGCTGGCCTGGCTAGAGCAGGAGGAGGTCAGCGTTTGTGGGGACCCCCTTACCAAACCAGGGTACTGCTGGTACGACGTGTCAGTCCTGAGGCCGTtgtgctggggcagaggcagcgaaTGGTCTAAGCAAAACGGGGCATAGTTTCTATGCTAGGGGCCGGAGCTGGGTTTGTGCAGCCAAGCAAGCATCCAGGTTAGTGAGGTGCAGGGGGGTTCTACTCCTCCTTGGCCCAGACGGAGCCATTTGCCTTCTCCTCCAGGTGAGGAATCACTGCCTCGGTGTAAAACTTCTCCAGCTTGGGCACTGTCTGCCCCCAGAACTCAGCATCAAACTCCACAGGGACCACGGCCGTCTCCTTGGTGGTATGCACCACAAAGTCAGCCCGCTGGAAGTCGGCAGCCGCCAGCTGGCACTGGACCTGGGTGAAGTAGGCATGATCCTTCTTCAGGGCATAGGAGTCCCCATCCAACTCCAGGCAGAAGTCCTTGTCCTTGCAGGCCTCGCGCACCGTCCTGTTCCTGTGCTTGTAGGGACACttcacctccagcagccccagggccCTCCCCGTGGCCACCTCCTTGATGATGCCGTCTGGGCTGGCAGCGATCCAATTCTTGTCCCGGTGAATGAAGAGGCCACAGTCATCCACCCACACTGGCTTGCCCAACGCCTGCGACTTCATCTGCTCATAGGCCTTCACAGCCGCCTTCTCTTTGCGGATCCCCCAGGCCATGGCTGGTGTCTGCACCCCAGGGCTGGAGCTCACCACCGCTTTCAGGTAGGACTGAGGCACTTCAGTCGTCTTGTTGTTGGCGAACTTGCTGTTGGCGATCTTGGGAGCCACAGAGGCGGTGATGCGGTTCTCCCGCCACTTGTA contains the following coding sequences:
- the LOC141963113 gene encoding uncharacterized protein LOC141963113; this encodes MGRPRKDPTSTSSPQPATAASKTTPAALPSSTSATPAKATAVGSRSRSALAAGAAGPSQGAKPNPTQPRPTASRGAKSDSTQPRPTASRGAKSDSTQPRPTASRGAKSDSTQPRPTASRGAKSDSTQPRPTASRGNRGDAGDQHTVSAGSCSATQKKRPDAKRATGPARPDPHLQKQQPGAESSEAWSQFLPPLERQDIPWVEKETRGQRSNPNWYKWRENRITASVAPKIANSKFANNKTTEVPQSYLKAVVSSSPGVQTPAMAWGIRKEKAAVKAYEQMKSQALGKPVWVDDCGLFIHRDKNWIAASPDGIIKEVATGRALGLLEVKCPYKHRNRTVREACKDKDFCLELDGDSYALKKDHAYFTQVQCQLAAADFQRADFVVHTTKETAVVPVEFDAEFWGQTVPKLEKFYTEAVIPHLEEKANGSVWAKEE